From Canis lupus dingo isolate Sandy chromosome 24, ASM325472v2, whole genome shotgun sequence, a single genomic window includes:
- the CDH26 gene encoding cadherin-like protein 26 has product MGSNGHTSLSLPLLSVLLLLLLLLLLLQVNGVNSFQQEKDDLTDQTQGESHRPLRRSKRRWIITTLELEEEDQGPFPKLVGELFNDMSHNMSLMYVISGPGVDKYPEIGLFSIEDHRNGRVYVHRPVDRETTPSFMVHFNVVDRLTREIVDNSLIFNIRIRDTNDHAPQFPKKEFNITVQETHPAGQPIFQMVTVDLDEENTPNSQVFYFLISQTPLLKESGFQIDHISGEIRLSGCLDYETAQQFTLLIGARDFGEPSLTSTATVHVNVQEGNNHMPTFIQDNYRIQISEGRTSEGVLRLLVHDGDLPFTSAWRVKFNILSGNEEGHFHILTDPETNEGILSVIKPLDYETHPVQSLVIAVDNEEPLFPCEEGQLRGPRGAGTRATVSVQVTDSNDPPAFHPRSFVVSEADGARPGIQLGAFNATDPDGAVGRIRYKLAYDPANWVTVDEFSGTVTTRQQIDRESPYVNDSFYMIIAHAVDDGLPPKTGTGTLMLFLSDVNDNAPALHPHSRFLELCESAANQSLLLWAEDSDLEPYADPFTFELDNSWGSDGDAWKLGKNQGRSVELLMSRSLPPGNYSVPLFIGDKQGLSQKQIVHVRICACLGGVTCAEPLVAVAGPGLLVGALVPPCAAFMILAATLLFLLRCYFVSEAKPRRPVVCEEGQQTLIPYNDESKAISTQGRPDQVSVLLLNAAEVGAQLGAQNPCDTLPPAARALDQEYFITRTPVHYGSSLPAGWLHGQGRTGGVALPPPPVTLVALPPGVLALYLREPGGHLAFVPAEPGWPGPGAALTSTTPCAIRGLPGAPPPRWMPRVLPHRVPRASPAAGSDVHTLAE; this is encoded by the exons gtcaacGGTGTCAACAGCTTCCAACAAGAGAAGGATGATCTTACTGACCAAACACAG GGAGAGAGCCACCGGCCCCTACGGCGGTCCAAGAGAAGATGGATTATTACCACTCTGGAATTGGAGGAGGAAGATCAAGGGCCCTTTCCCAAACTTGTTGGTGAG ctgTTCAATGATATGTCCCATAACATGTCATTAATGTATGTGATCAGTGGACCTGGTGTGGACAAATATCCAGAGattggtttgttttctatagAAGATCACAGGAATGGAAGAGTGTATGTTCACCGCCCTGTTGATCGAGAGACGACGCCGTCTTTTATG GTGCATTTCAATGTCGTGGATCGCTTAACCAGAGAAATCGTGGATAATTCCTTGATTTTCAACATCAGGATCCGCGATACAAACGATCATGCACCCCAGTTTCCTAAGAAGGAATTTAACATCACTGTGCAGGAGACCCACCCTGCAG GTCAACCTATTTTCCAGATGGTAACAGTGGATTTGGATGAAGAAAATACTCCAAATTCTCaggtcttttatttccttatttctcaaaCGCCATTACTGAAAGAAAGTGGCTTCCAGATTGACCATATTAGCGGAGAAATACGACTCTCAGGATGCTTAGATTATGAG ACCGCTCAACAGTTTACACTACTAATTGGAGCGAGGGATTTTGGAGAACCATCCTTGACATCCACGGCTACCGTTCATGTTAATGTGCAAGAAGGCAACAACCACATGCCCACATTTATCCAGGACAAC TATAGGATTCAGATTTCTGAAGGCCGCACAAGTGAGGGTGTGTTGCGTCTTCTAGTCCACGATGGTGATTTGCCATTTACGTCAGCTTGGAGAGTAAAATTTAACATACTGAGTGGCAATGAAGAGGGACATTTTCACATCTTGACTGACCCAGAGACCAATGAAGGGATTTTAAGTGTGATCAAG CCCTTGGATTATGAAACTCACCCCGTGCAAAGCCTTGTCATCGCCGTGGACAATGAGGAGCCACTCTTCCCCTGTGAGGAGGGCCAGCTCCGCGGGCCCCGGGGGGCAGGGACCAGGGCCACCGTGAGTGTGCAGGTGACGGACAGCAATGACCCGCCAGCCTTTCACCCTCGGAGCTTTGTGGTCAGTGAGGCCGACGGTGCCAGGCCCGGAATTCAGCTGGGAGCTTTCAATGCGACAGATCCAGACGGAGCCGTTGGCCGGATAAG ATATAAACTGGCTTATGATCCGGCAAATTGGGTCACCGTAGATGAATTCTCGGGGACAGTTACCACCAGGCAGCAAATTGACCGAGAATCCCCTTATGTAAATGACAGCTTTTACATGATCATCGCACATGCTGTTGACGACG GCCTCCCCCCAAAGACAGGGACAGGGACCCTGATGCTTTTCCTGTCGGACGTCAACGACAACGCCCCCGCTCTGCATCCCCATTCTCGATTCCTGGAGCTCTGTGAGTCTGCAGCAAACCAGAGCCTCCTCCTCTGGGCAGAGGACAGTGACCTGGAGCCCTACGCAGACCCCTTTACATTTGAATTGGACAATTCGTGGGGAAGTGATGGAGACGCGTGGAAATTGGGGAAAAACCAGG GTCGGTCAGTTGAACTTTTAATGTCGAGAAGCCTCCCTCCGGGTAATTACTCAGTGCCACTTTTCATCGGAGACAAACAGGGCCTTTCCCAGAAGCAGATTGTCCACGTGAGGATCTGTGCCTGCCTCGGTGGAGTCACGTGTGCCGAGCCATTGGTCGCGGTCGCAGGACCTGGGCTCCTCGTGGGTGCCCTGGTCCCTCCCTGTGCAGCGTTCATGATCCTGGCAG CCACTCTGCTGTTCCTGCTGCGATGCTATTTTGTGTCTGAAGCCAAGCCCAGACGCCCTGTCGTGTGTGAGGAAGGCCAGCAGACCCTGATCCCATATAACGATGAGAGCAAAGCCATTTCAACCCAG GGAAGGCCGGATCAGGTGTCAGTCCTGTTGCTCAACGCAGCCGAGGTTGGTGCCCAGCTGGGTGCTCAG AATCCGTGTGACACGCTACCACCGGCGGCGAGGGCGCTggaccaagaatactttatcacGAGGACTCCAGTGCATTACGGAAGTTCCCTGCCTGCG GGCTGGCTTCACGGGCAAGGACGGACTG GTGGGGTCGCCCTTCCACCCCCGCCCGTCACGCTGGTCGCGCTCCCCCCTGGCGTGCTGGCCCTGTACCTGCGCGAGCCTGGAGGCCACCTTGCATTTGTGCCCGCGGAGCCTGGCTGGCCCGGCCCCGGTGCCGCCCTGACTTCCACGACTCCGTGTGCGATCCGTGGGCTTCcgggcgcccccccaccccgctggaTGCCGCGGGTGCTCCCTCACCGCGTGCCCCGAGCCTCGCCGGCCGCAGGCTCGGATGTGCACACACTTGCTGAGTGA